A DNA window from Deltaproteobacteria bacterium contains the following coding sequences:
- a CDS encoding AgmX/PglI C-terminal domain-containing protein, producing the protein MKALLAVAVLLLSACGTGSQFKWEESGASKAIRRPIEENLGLFKLCLEDERKRNPDFEGDLTMDWQIDDQGIASKAMRRLGSIRDGDFVRCVGEKIEAIKFSPAEPGKTLSVTYPFQFQRKSN; encoded by the coding sequence ATGAAGGCACTTTTGGCGGTCGCGGTTCTTCTGCTAAGCGCATGCGGAACCGGATCGCAGTTTAAGTGGGAAGAGTCTGGGGCTAGCAAAGCCATTCGTCGCCCGATTGAAGAAAATCTCGGTTTGTTCAAACTTTGCCTCGAGGATGAGCGCAAACGAAATCCCGATTTCGAAGGCGATCTCACGATGGATTGGCAGATCGATGACCAAGGGATAGCTAGCAAAGCCATGCGACGGCTAGGCTCTATAAGGGACGGTGATTTTGTTCGTTGTGTTGGCGAAAAGATTGAGGCGATAAAATTTTCTCCGGCCGAACCCGGTAAGACTTTATCTGTGACCTATCCCTTCCAGTTTCAGAGAAAATCCAATTGA
- a CDS encoding AgmX/PglI C-terminal domain-containing protein: MKTILVAVAVFLLSACGTGPLIKSSEESDKAKGIRLAIRENVRLIQACYEAELKQDAGFSGELTMEWDIDDKGVASNVNRKSGSIIKESMVRCVAKQIEGIEFSPSEPGNVTTVSYPFKFLQ; this comes from the coding sequence TTGAAAACGATTCTTGTGGCGGTCGCGGTATTCTTGCTAAGCGCGTGTGGAACTGGACCGCTGATTAAATCGTCAGAAGAGTCTGACAAGGCTAAAGGCATTCGATTAGCAATTCGAGAAAATGTAAGGCTGATACAGGCTTGTTATGAGGCTGAGCTCAAACAAGATGCCGGATTTTCTGGTGAACTCACTATGGAATGGGACATCGACGACAAAGGTGTCGCCTCTAACGTTAATCGAAAGTCTGGCTCGATTATCAAAGAGTCTATGGTCCGCTGTGTCGCTAAGCAGATAGAAGGAATTGAGTTTTCTCCTTCAGAGCCAGGCAATGTCACAACCGTGAGTTATCCATTTAAATTCTTGCAGTAA
- a CDS encoding HAD-IIB family hydrolase: MMKPLASFTNSEVHTVFTDIDDTITDEGQLHAAAYESLWRLHENGIRVVPVTGRPAGWCEMIARFWPVHGIIGENGGFYFRYHDRKMKRHFVFNEATMKANREKLELIKYEVLRNVRGCAIASDQFSRLMDLAVDFAEDVGPLPDSDINQIVSIFEKHGAVAKVSSIHVNGWFGSYDKLSMTKEYCSRELGFAFDSGQNGIAFCGDSPNDEPMFGAFQSSFAVANITKFTDRLKSKPAFVAQREGGKGFVQIVDRLLELKK; encoded by the coding sequence ATGATGAAACCGCTTGCATCCTTCACCAACTCCGAAGTTCACACTGTTTTCACTGATATTGACGACACCATCACCGACGAAGGTCAGCTACACGCTGCCGCCTACGAAAGCCTGTGGCGCCTTCACGAAAATGGAATTCGCGTGGTTCCTGTCACTGGACGTCCAGCCGGTTGGTGCGAAATGATCGCCCGATTTTGGCCGGTCCACGGCATCATCGGCGAAAATGGTGGTTTTTATTTTCGCTACCACGACCGAAAAATGAAGCGGCACTTTGTTTTCAACGAAGCCACGATGAAGGCGAATCGCGAAAAACTTGAGCTAATAAAATATGAAGTGCTGCGCAATGTGCGTGGCTGTGCCATCGCCAGCGATCAGTTTTCTCGACTGATGGATCTTGCCGTCGATTTCGCCGAAGATGTCGGCCCATTGCCTGACAGTGACATCAATCAGATCGTTTCCATTTTCGAAAAGCATGGCGCAGTGGCCAAGGTAAGTTCCATACACGTGAATGGCTGGTTCGGCAGCTACGACAAGCTTTCGATGACAAAAGAATACTGCAGCCGCGAACTTGGTTTCGCGTTCGATTCCGGCCAGAACGGCATCGCTTTCTGCGGCGATTCGCCTAACGACGAACCCATGTTTGGCGCGTTTCAAAGCTCCTTCGCAGTTGCGAACATCACGAAGTTTACCGACCGCCTTAAGTCAAAACCAGCCTTTGTCGCTCAAAGAGAAGGCGGCAAAGGCTTTGTGCAAATCGTCGATCGATTGCTTGAGCTAAAAAAGTGA
- the topA gene encoding type I DNA topoisomerase gives MAAKPKASGKSGSAEKSSGAARVATGSGGKTLVVVESPTKAKTIRKFLGKDFIVESCMGHIRDLPQSSKDIPEKFKKQKWAQLGVDTDHEFEPIYCVPKNKTKVVSLLKEKLKEVDQLLLATDEDREGESISWHLVETLKPQVPYRRMVFNEITKDAIIEALSDTREINANLVRAQEARRILDRLVGYTISPLLWKKVAYGLSAGRVQSVAVRMIVEREHERIRFHKSSYWDLESENEKDGIRFKSRLVIYDGKRIATGKDFDSTTGSLLEERKKDTSALDEPRAKTLLQELKTLPWKVVEAEEKPVSRRPPAPFITSTLQQEANRKLGLSAREAMQVAQSLYEQGFITYMRTDSTFLSTQALDAARNRINKLYGKDYLPDVPRTYEDKKARGAQEAHEAIRPAGTEMVTPEETGLTGLPMKLYDLIWKRTIASQMVNARQRQLSVKFEVGKGTFSTSGMTIEFPGFLRAYVEGSDDETAALEEKEVRLPAMAKGDAVKCDTMLAQDHETKPPARFTEASLVQTMEREGIGRPSTYASIIGTIIDRGYVRKAGNALVPTFTAMVVAKLLGQHLPEFVDLRFTSGMEDSLDEIAHGDLDSIEYLKTIYFGKGSKSAGLKSLVEKQEKEIDPGEARSISLEGLKGLSFRVGRYGAYVCRETKEGEQCASIPDAQAPSEITAEIVNKLIDQKLNGSDALGKDPKSGMPIYVLSGRYGPYVQLGESEGEDAKPKRVSLPAGMEPEQVTMEKALQLLELPKLLGNHPGTGKEIKAGLGRFGPYIVHDGDFRSIPKGESLFEVGLDRALELLLKPKQGRGRAAALRELGPLPGREDKVQVFAGRYGPYVKLGKVNASLPEGMKPEDITLEQALDLIRARGGDDSPAGAEAPKTPGKAGKSKSGGVAKKAASSTGVKKTAAKKSAPVKKAGTGVSVAVVTAAPKAAAKTIVRKST, from the coding sequence GTGGCAGCGAAACCAAAAGCATCAGGCAAATCAGGCAGCGCGGAAAAATCGAGTGGTGCGGCAAGAGTCGCGACCGGATCGGGCGGGAAAACTTTGGTGGTCGTCGAGTCACCAACGAAAGCAAAGACCATCCGCAAATTCTTAGGAAAAGATTTTATCGTCGAAAGCTGCATGGGTCATATTCGCGACCTTCCTCAGTCTTCGAAAGACATCCCTGAAAAGTTTAAAAAGCAAAAGTGGGCGCAGTTAGGTGTCGATACCGATCACGAGTTTGAACCAATTTACTGTGTCCCAAAGAATAAGACGAAGGTCGTTAGTCTTCTAAAAGAAAAGCTGAAAGAAGTAGATCAGCTGTTACTGGCGACGGACGAAGACCGTGAGGGAGAAAGTATCAGCTGGCATTTGGTGGAAACACTTAAGCCACAGGTGCCTTATCGCCGCATGGTCTTTAACGAGATCACGAAAGACGCGATCATCGAAGCGTTAAGCGACACGCGTGAAATAAATGCGAACCTTGTGCGAGCCCAAGAAGCGCGGCGTATTTTAGATCGTTTGGTTGGTTACACGATTTCGCCACTGCTTTGGAAAAAAGTCGCTTACGGGTTGTCTGCCGGCCGAGTGCAATCGGTCGCGGTCCGTATGATCGTCGAGCGCGAACATGAACGCATTCGCTTCCACAAATCGAGTTATTGGGATCTTGAATCTGAAAACGAAAAAGACGGAATCAGGTTTAAGTCTCGCCTCGTAATTTATGACGGAAAAAGAATTGCCACTGGAAAAGATTTTGATTCGACGACCGGGTCGCTTTTAGAAGAACGAAAAAAAGACACCTCAGCGCTTGATGAGCCGCGCGCGAAAACTTTACTGCAAGAGCTGAAGACACTCCCGTGGAAAGTCGTAGAAGCGGAAGAGAAGCCAGTTTCAAGAAGACCACCCGCGCCATTTATCACTTCGACTTTGCAGCAGGAAGCCAACCGCAAACTTGGTCTTTCAGCTCGCGAAGCGATGCAGGTCGCTCAGTCGTTGTACGAACAGGGTTTTATCACCTACATGCGTACGGATTCGACTTTTCTTTCGACTCAAGCTTTGGACGCGGCAAGAAACCGGATCAACAAGCTTTACGGAAAAGATTATTTACCGGATGTGCCCCGTACTTATGAGGATAAAAAAGCTCGCGGAGCGCAAGAGGCGCACGAAGCGATTCGTCCAGCGGGAACGGAAATGGTCACACCTGAGGAAACTGGTCTTACTGGTTTGCCTATGAAACTTTATGACCTCATTTGGAAGCGCACAATCGCAAGCCAAATGGTCAATGCTCGTCAGCGTCAGTTGTCGGTGAAGTTTGAAGTCGGCAAAGGTACGTTTTCTACTAGCGGGATGACCATTGAATTCCCTGGCTTCTTACGCGCCTACGTTGAAGGAAGCGACGACGAAACAGCGGCGCTAGAAGAAAAAGAAGTTCGCTTGCCAGCAATGGCTAAAGGCGATGCGGTAAAGTGCGACACCATGCTCGCGCAAGATCACGAAACAAAACCGCCAGCGCGCTTCACGGAAGCAAGTCTTGTTCAGACGATGGAACGCGAAGGTATTGGACGTCCGTCGACTTACGCCTCGATCATCGGGACAATTATCGATCGCGGTTATGTGCGAAAGGCCGGTAACGCGCTGGTTCCGACATTTACGGCGATGGTTGTCGCTAAACTACTGGGACAACATTTGCCGGAATTTGTGGACCTTCGATTCACCAGTGGTATGGAAGATTCGTTGGATGAAATCGCTCATGGCGATCTCGATTCGATCGAATATTTGAAAACGATTTATTTCGGCAAGGGATCGAAGTCCGCAGGGCTTAAATCGCTTGTTGAGAAACAAGAAAAGGAAATAGATCCGGGTGAGGCGCGGTCTATTAGTCTAGAAGGCTTAAAGGGATTAAGTTTCCGCGTCGGTCGCTATGGAGCCTATGTTTGCCGCGAAACAAAGGAGGGTGAACAGTGCGCTTCGATTCCGGATGCGCAGGCACCTTCGGAAATCACCGCCGAGATTGTCAACAAGCTGATCGACCAAAAACTAAATGGTTCGGACGCTCTTGGTAAAGATCCCAAATCTGGAATGCCGATTTATGTATTGAGCGGTCGCTATGGACCTTATGTGCAGCTTGGTGAATCGGAAGGCGAAGATGCGAAACCTAAACGCGTTTCGCTTCCGGCAGGCATGGAGCCTGAGCAAGTGACGATGGAAAAAGCCCTACAGCTTTTGGAACTACCAAAGCTTTTGGGAAATCACCCAGGCACCGGCAAAGAAATCAAAGCGGGACTTGGTAGATTTGGCCCTTACATTGTTCACGACGGTGATTTTCGCTCGATTCCAAAAGGCGAGAGCCTGTTTGAAGTCGGCCTCGATCGTGCGTTGGAACTATTGCTCAAGCCAAAACAAGGTCGCGGTCGCGCGGCCGCTCTTCGCGAACTTGGTCCTTTGCCAGGACGAGAAGATAAGGTTCAGGTCTTCGCTGGCCGATACGGGCCCTATGTGAAGCTTGGCAAAGTGAATGCGTCACTTCCTGAAGGCATGAAGCCTGAGGACATTACACTTGAGCAAGCCCTCGATTTAATTCGAGCCCGCGGTGGTGATGACAGTCCCGCCGGCGCTGAAGCGCCCAAAACCCCAGGTAAAGCTGGGAAGTCCAAATCAGGCGGAGTTGCAAAAAAAGCAGCTAGTAGCACTGGGGTAAAAAAGACGGCAGCTAAGAAATCGGCTCCGGTAAAAAAAGCGGGGACTGGCGTTTCCGTGGCAGTTGTGACCGCGGCGCCAAAGGCCGCCGCGAAGACTATCGTTCGCAAGTCCACATAG
- a CDS encoding carboxy terminal-processing peptidase, with product MTSSSRIRFVLSSLAVAGVATGIAVSVSGAQSVPNSVAQLSEISRPGGTKLVCENVRRIQDKFFDQHILFKNPDAEIEKRVVDQFVKRLDAAKLYLRQPDVDLVKKQMKGLFKALENDNCSAIFEAYSLLEKRVQERVDFAKTTLNAKDFKFDSKTTLTLDPDARKYPATVVEQNEYQKKYLQFQLSNQLAIGLKQDEAVAQVIRTYERGMKRIVEQDKELRLADYLESFGRGLDPHTSYFSKDTLEDFEVQMSLSLEGIGASLSSQDGFTVVEQLLDGGSAKASGIVQPQDKIVAVGQFKPDGAEDQMENVVEMDLREVVRRIRGPKGTKVRLQLLRQKTDGSKERLLVTLSRDKIKLEEDAAQLSMQTREVDGKSVPIAVLNLPSFYSDGRRGGRSAASDMKKLLVEAREKGAKGLVLDVSTNGGGSLDDAVKIAGLFFKQGNVVKQSSRDADGPALTLADRDSTVDWSGPLVVLTSRLSASASEIVAGTLKDYKRAVIVGADHTFGKGSVQSVQELPPGLGAVKTTVGWFFTPGGFSTQWRGVDSDIIFPSPFSTDEIGEKSLDYSLKPQKLDEFRSKEAKVATGPDAWAEVTDGDLQKLKSRSNVRIGKNPEFKKIQAEIKKAKARGKVIKLAESLKESKERKDENDQKKNWGKDEKVAEYLKRADLQEALNIAAELFALQNRVPLNKVIIPPPPPATKVAAVAAPKKGESDPASATKSGNEPMGTIKRDEGAGSVSP from the coding sequence ATGACGTCTAGCTCTCGGATTCGATTTGTACTTTCCTCGTTAGCGGTTGCAGGTGTGGCCACTGGAATTGCGGTTTCTGTTTCAGGCGCGCAATCAGTTCCAAATTCAGTCGCTCAACTTTCCGAGATTTCTCGCCCGGGTGGAACTAAGTTAGTCTGCGAGAATGTCCGCCGAATTCAGGACAAATTTTTTGATCAGCACATCCTCTTTAAGAATCCAGACGCAGAAATCGAAAAACGTGTTGTGGATCAATTCGTAAAGCGATTGGACGCCGCGAAACTTTATTTGCGTCAGCCCGATGTGGACCTCGTGAAAAAACAAATGAAGGGGCTCTTTAAGGCTCTCGAGAACGACAACTGTTCGGCGATCTTTGAAGCGTACTCGCTATTAGAGAAACGCGTCCAAGAACGTGTCGACTTCGCGAAAACTACGCTCAACGCAAAGGACTTTAAGTTTGATTCCAAGACGACTCTGACTTTGGATCCTGACGCACGCAAGTATCCAGCGACCGTAGTGGAACAGAATGAATACCAAAAAAAATATCTACAGTTCCAACTTTCGAATCAGTTGGCGATAGGATTGAAGCAAGATGAAGCAGTTGCCCAGGTCATCCGGACTTATGAACGAGGGATGAAGCGCATAGTGGAGCAAGACAAAGAGCTCCGTCTTGCGGACTATCTCGAGTCGTTTGGACGTGGACTTGATCCGCATACCTCTTATTTCTCGAAAGACACATTAGAAGATTTTGAAGTTCAGATGTCGCTGTCGCTAGAGGGGATCGGCGCTTCGCTTTCTTCACAAGATGGTTTCACGGTCGTGGAACAGCTGCTTGACGGAGGAAGTGCGAAGGCGTCTGGGATCGTACAACCGCAAGACAAAATCGTCGCAGTTGGCCAGTTCAAACCAGATGGTGCGGAAGACCAAATGGAAAATGTTGTTGAAATGGATTTGCGTGAGGTCGTGCGGCGAATTCGCGGACCGAAGGGAACAAAAGTTCGCCTGCAACTTCTTCGTCAAAAAACGGACGGCTCGAAAGAACGTCTTTTAGTTACCCTCTCGCGAGACAAAATTAAGTTAGAAGAAGATGCGGCCCAGCTTTCAATGCAAACGCGTGAGGTTGATGGCAAATCGGTTCCTATTGCAGTTTTAAATCTTCCTTCTTTTTACTCGGACGGTCGTCGCGGCGGGCGCTCGGCTGCTTCTGATATGAAGAAGCTTCTGGTCGAAGCGCGCGAAAAAGGCGCGAAAGGTTTAGTCTTGGATGTGTCTACCAACGGCGGTGGGTCTCTCGACGACGCAGTCAAAATCGCGGGACTCTTTTTCAAACAAGGAAATGTCGTAAAACAATCCAGTCGCGATGCTGATGGACCGGCGCTCACGCTGGCTGATCGAGATAGCACAGTGGACTGGAGCGGACCACTAGTGGTTCTAACAAGTCGACTTTCCGCTTCGGCGAGTGAAATTGTCGCAGGAACACTGAAGGACTATAAACGCGCAGTGATCGTCGGCGCCGATCATACTTTCGGTAAAGGAAGCGTGCAGTCTGTTCAAGAGCTTCCGCCTGGATTAGGCGCAGTGAAAACTACTGTTGGCTGGTTCTTTACGCCCGGAGGATTTTCGACACAGTGGCGCGGGGTGGACTCGGACATTATATTTCCTAGCCCATTTTCTACCGATGAGATTGGCGAGAAGAGTTTGGATTACTCTCTGAAGCCCCAAAAGTTGGATGAGTTTCGTTCGAAGGAAGCGAAAGTTGCAACCGGGCCAGATGCTTGGGCCGAAGTTACTGATGGCGATTTGCAAAAACTGAAATCGCGATCGAATGTACGGATCGGGAAAAACCCGGAGTTTAAGAAGATCCAGGCGGAAATCAAAAAGGCGAAAGCGCGGGGAAAAGTCATCAAACTTGCCGAATCCTTAAAAGAGTCGAAGGAGCGCAAGGACGAAAATGATCAAAAGAAAAATTGGGGTAAAGACGAAAAAGTCGCCGAGTATCTTAAGCGAGCCGATCTCCAAGAAGCGCTCAACATTGCGGCAGAACTTTTTGCACTACAGAATCGCGTTCCGCTGAACAAAGTCATTATTCCTCCACCACCTCCGGCGACGAAGGTCGCGGCAGTGGCAGCGCCGAAGAAGGGCGAATCGGACCCGGCGTCGGCCACAAAGTCGGGCAACGAGCCCATGGGGACGATTAAACGCGATGAGGGTGCGGGGTCTGTTTCTCCTTAG